From the Hymenobacter yonginensis genome, one window contains:
- a CDS encoding DUF3140 domain-containing protein: protein MATSASGDIYADFKHDVNMTAAELEKWLKTEESKSVGQDSGDGTSVGHHSGERIVQILHKKKADLTAADEQHMHKVHSYISRHLAQGPHDQKDVKTSRWRYSLMNWGHDPLKKG, encoded by the coding sequence ATGGCTACTTCTGCTTCCGGCGACATCTACGCCGACTTCAAACACGATGTGAACATGACCGCCGCCGAGCTGGAAAAGTGGCTGAAAACCGAAGAATCGAAATCGGTGGGACAGGACAGCGGCGACGGCACCAGCGTTGGGCACCACTCCGGCGAGCGTATCGTGCAGATTCTGCACAAGAAAAAGGCCGACCTCACCGCCGCCGACGAGCAGCACATGCACAAGGTGCACAGCTACATCAGCCGCCACCTGGCACAGGGCCCGCACGACCAAAAGGACGTGAAAACCTCACGCTGGCGCTATTCGCTGATGAACTGGGGCCACGATCCGCTGAAAAAAGGGTAG
- a CDS encoding cupin domain-containing protein, with amino-acid sequence MGPLKGADHRVVGGVAIDVVRTGAARVKRVVYPVGFRWSKDMQPVVGTALCQHAHVGFLARGEFHIQYADGQVEQFVAPQAVAIAPGHDGWVVGEEPAVLIEFDFEGETVQRLGLPTR; translated from the coding sequence ATGGGCCCGCTGAAGGGAGCCGACCACCGGGTAGTGGGCGGCGTTGCTATTGATGTGGTGCGCACCGGCGCGGCGCGGGTAAAGCGGGTGGTGTATCCGGTGGGCTTCCGGTGGTCGAAGGACATGCAGCCGGTGGTGGGCACGGCCCTGTGCCAGCACGCGCACGTGGGGTTTCTGGCCCGGGGTGAGTTTCATATTCAGTACGCCGACGGGCAGGTGGAGCAGTTTGTAGCCCCGCAGGCCGTGGCCATTGCGCCCGGCCACGACGGCTGGGTGGTAGGCGAGGAGCCGGCCGTGCTGATTGAGTTCGACTTTGAAGGCGAAACTGTGCAGCGCCTGGGCCTGCCAACGCGCTAG
- the asnA gene encoding aspartate--ammonia ligase, with translation MTAPEMLKTEEAISFVKDTFSRELSSQLHLVKVSSPIAVLDGTGINDDLNGIERPVGFPVKALDERRAVVVHSLAKWKRVRLQELGIEAGRGLLTDMRALRPDEDYSPIHSIYVDQWDWEKHISAEQRTPEFLQATVERIYEALRTTEARIAEAYPEITPVLPAKITFVHAEDLLRQYPTLTPKEREHEVVKQYGAVFLMGIGGELSHGEAHDGRAPDYDDWSTETAAGYRGLNGDILLWHPILQTSFEVSSMGIRVDKHALVRQLALRGCEDRQELSFHSRLLKDELPQSIGGGIGQSRVCMFMLRKGHIGEVQVSIWPEAVRTELAGAGVGLL, from the coding sequence ATGACTGCCCCCGAAATGCTCAAAACCGAAGAAGCCATCAGCTTTGTGAAAGACACCTTCTCCCGGGAATTGTCGTCGCAGCTGCACCTGGTGAAAGTATCCTCGCCGATTGCCGTGCTCGATGGCACCGGCATCAACGACGACCTGAACGGGATTGAGCGGCCGGTGGGCTTCCCTGTGAAGGCCCTGGACGAGCGCCGCGCCGTGGTGGTGCACTCGCTGGCCAAGTGGAAGCGGGTGCGCCTGCAGGAGCTCGGCATCGAGGCCGGCCGCGGCCTGCTCACCGATATGCGCGCCCTGCGCCCCGACGAGGACTACTCGCCCATCCACTCCATCTACGTAGACCAGTGGGACTGGGAAAAGCACATCAGCGCCGAGCAGCGCACGCCGGAGTTTCTGCAGGCCACCGTGGAGCGCATCTACGAGGCGCTACGTACCACCGAGGCCCGCATAGCCGAAGCCTACCCGGAAATTACGCCGGTGCTGCCCGCTAAAATCACGTTTGTGCACGCCGAAGACCTGCTGCGCCAGTACCCGACCCTCACGCCCAAGGAGCGCGAGCATGAGGTAGTGAAGCAGTATGGCGCGGTGTTCCTGATGGGCATCGGCGGCGAGCTGAGCCACGGCGAAGCCCACGACGGCCGCGCCCCCGACTACGACGACTGGAGCACCGAAACCGCCGCCGGCTACCGCGGCCTCAACGGCGACATTCTGCTCTGGCACCCCATTCTGCAAACCTCCTTCGAGGTATCATCGATGGGCATTCGGGTGGATAAGCACGCGCTGGTACGCCAGCTGGCGTTGCGCGGCTGCGAAGACCGGCAGGAGCTGTCGTTTCACTCACGTTTGCTCAAGGACGAGCTGCCGCAGAGCATCGGCGGCGGCATTGGGCAGAGCCGGGTGTGCATGTTCATGTTGCGCAAAGGCCATATCGGGGAAGTACAGGTGAGCATCTGGCCCGAGGCTGTGCGCACCGAACTGGCGGGGGCCGGGGTGGGGCTGCTGTAG
- a CDS encoding PD-(D/E)XK nuclease-like domain-containing protein gives MIDSAATTPRPDLLRVPYDDYRALPAIANSDLSRLRDALNGRPPRPTTSSGALGLGTAFHTALLEPDLYEPGLPGINDTLVWWMVEGVQLNPQVSEWLKTGIAEPSCVFTEAVTGTLCKLRADLIVDQPGQPYTIIDFKTTLARDHQHFVAQCSGYDYDRQAAFYADALRADRFVLVGVQKVEPFSLFVYEVPRFMLSEGRAKYLRLLKQLQPDTPVPASVAGAVRDVRDALLGTE, from the coding sequence GTGATTGATTCTGCTGCTACCACCCCGCGCCCCGATTTGCTGCGCGTACCCTACGACGACTACCGCGCCCTGCCCGCCATTGCCAACTCCGACCTGTCCCGCCTGCGCGACGCGCTGAACGGCCGGCCGCCGCGTCCCACTACGTCCAGCGGCGCGCTGGGTTTGGGCACGGCCTTCCACACCGCGTTGCTCGAGCCCGACCTCTACGAGCCCGGCCTGCCCGGCATCAACGACACGCTGGTGTGGTGGATGGTGGAGGGCGTGCAGTTGAACCCGCAGGTAAGCGAGTGGCTGAAAACCGGCATTGCCGAGCCCAGCTGCGTGTTCACCGAAGCCGTAACCGGCACGCTCTGCAAGCTCCGCGCCGATCTTATCGTGGATCAGCCCGGCCAGCCTTACACCATCATCGACTTCAAAACCACCCTGGCCCGCGACCATCAGCACTTTGTGGCCCAGTGCAGCGGCTACGACTACGACCGGCAGGCCGCCTTCTACGCCGACGCCCTGCGCGCCGACCGGTTTGTGCTGGTAGGAGTGCAGAAGGTGGAGCCCTTCAGCCTGTTCGTGTACGAGGTGCCGCGCTTCATGCTCTCGGAGGGCCGCGCCAAGTACCTGCGCCTGCTCAAGCAGCTGCAGCCCGACACACCCGTGCCGGCCTCGGTGGCCGGGGCCGTGCGCGACGTCCGCGACGCGCTACTTGGGACGGAATAG
- a CDS encoding NADP-dependent phosphogluconate dehydrogenase gives MKTQLGIIGLGKMGAGLARQAAEKGYPVIGLDLHPRPDLETDNLRVVSSLPELVQQLERPRKVFLYVPAGAAVDALIAQLQPHLEPGDIIVDGGNSYWGDSIRRAARLKEQGLHFIDCGTSGGPGGARAGACYMVGGEEAAVSQLKEFFVETSVPGGFLHTGLAGTGHYVKLVHNGIEFGMLQAIGEGMGLLTHFREKLDISAILQLWNNGSVVRSWLVELMQKMYDQEAGFTVPSYIEDTGEVNWLVADALHMEVPIPVITQSVMQLFTSRDQDPTWAKAVAMMRHGFGGHPYGPDAGIREERQYGRVGEYEMPPQTGASAENKAE, from the coding sequence ATGAAAACGCAGCTTGGAATCATTGGCCTCGGCAAAATGGGCGCTGGCCTGGCCCGGCAGGCCGCCGAAAAAGGTTACCCCGTCATCGGTCTGGATCTGCATCCGCGCCCTGATCTGGAAACCGACAACCTACGCGTGGTCAGCAGCCTGCCCGAGCTGGTGCAGCAGCTGGAGCGCCCGCGCAAGGTGTTTCTCTACGTGCCGGCCGGGGCCGCCGTCGATGCCCTGATTGCGCAGCTGCAGCCTCACCTCGAGCCCGGCGACATTATCGTGGATGGCGGCAACTCCTACTGGGGCGACTCCATCCGGCGGGCGGCGCGCCTCAAGGAGCAGGGCCTGCACTTTATCGACTGTGGGACCAGTGGCGGGCCGGGCGGTGCCCGCGCCGGCGCCTGCTACATGGTGGGCGGCGAGGAAGCGGCCGTGAGCCAGCTCAAAGAATTTTTCGTGGAAACCTCGGTGCCGGGCGGCTTCCTGCATACTGGCCTGGCCGGCACCGGCCATTACGTGAAGCTGGTGCACAACGGCATCGAGTTTGGCATGCTGCAGGCCATCGGGGAGGGCATGGGCCTGCTCACACACTTCCGCGAAAAGCTCGATATCAGCGCCATCCTGCAGCTCTGGAACAACGGCTCGGTGGTGCGCTCCTGGCTGGTGGAGCTGATGCAGAAGATGTACGACCAGGAAGCCGGCTTCACGGTGCCCAGCTACATCGAGGACACTGGCGAAGTAAACTGGCTGGTGGCCGACGCCCTGCACATGGAGGTGCCCATTCCGGTTATCACGCAGTCGGTGATGCAGCTTTTCACTTCCCGCGACCAGGACCCCACTTGGGCCAAAGCCGTGGCCATGATGCGCCACGGATTCGGCGGCCACCCCTACGGCCCCGATGCCGGTATCCGCGAGGAGCGCCAGTATGGCCGCGTGGGCGAGTACGAAATGCCTCCCCAAACCGGCGCGTCGGCCGAAAACAAGGCCGAATAG
- a CDS encoding cyclase family protein, which translates to MWLDFTTTISDGMAYWPDNAPVRIRKTLSMADGAAANVTEMSLSVHTGTHVDAPRHFLPDGPDVTQLDLSTLMGPALLVEVDDERFITRAAVEHLQLQPHDRVLFKTRNSRHDWATQPFDPDFVRIRADAAEWLRDQGVVCVGVDYISVGPADTHHALLDAGINIIEGLALQHATPGRYELLCLPLKIAGADGAPARVLARKVD; encoded by the coding sequence ATGTGGCTTGACTTCACGACCACCATTTCCGACGGCATGGCCTACTGGCCCGACAATGCCCCGGTGCGCATCCGCAAAACCCTGAGCATGGCCGATGGCGCCGCCGCCAACGTCACGGAAATGAGCCTCAGCGTGCACACCGGCACCCACGTGGATGCCCCGCGCCATTTTCTGCCCGATGGCCCCGACGTCACGCAGCTGGACCTGAGCACCCTCATGGGGCCGGCACTGCTGGTGGAGGTAGACGACGAGCGGTTTATCACGCGGGCGGCTGTGGAGCACCTGCAGCTGCAGCCCCACGACCGGGTGCTGTTCAAAACCCGCAACTCCCGCCACGACTGGGCCACCCAACCTTTCGACCCCGATTTTGTGCGCATCCGTGCCGATGCCGCCGAGTGGCTCCGCGACCAGGGCGTCGTCTGTGTCGGGGTCGACTACATATCGGTGGGCCCGGCCGATACCCACCACGCGCTGCTCGACGCCGGTATCAACATCATTGAGGGCCTGGCCCTGCAGCACGCCACGCCCGGCCGCTACGAGCTACTGTGCCTACCCCTGAAAATAGCCGGCGCCGACGGTGCTCCGGCCCGCGTGCTGGCCCGCAAAGTGGACTGA
- a CDS encoding MGH1-like glycoside hydrolase domain-containing protein — translation MNEEQRRQQELREGRQRWHQFGPYVSDRQWGTVREDYSADAQPWNYTTHDMARSLAYRWGEDALGGVSDDQQLLCLGLGLWNGQDAILKERLFGLSGPEGNHGEDVKELYYYLDNTPTHSYMRMLYKYPQHAFPYDWLVKENGRRNRQKPEFELTDTCIFREDRYFDVFLDYAKAGPADLLMQITVHNRGPHEAPLHVLPQIWFRNTWSWGNEDYTPRLAATDTGRICVDHAKLPALELYCDQPADQPCELLFCDNETNTARLYQAPNPAPYCKDGIHEYVVKGVKTAINPVREGTKAAAHYSLSVPPGESRTVRVRLAAPGLAAPFEEFEALMSQRKAEADQFYADLQHDLASADARNVQRQALAGMLWSKQFYYYDVPEWLDGDPAMPPPPPERRHGRNSTWRHLNNADIISMPDKWEYPWYAAWDLAFHCIPLALVDVEFAKHQLRLLCQDWYMHPSGQLPAYEWKLEDVNPPVHAYATWRVYKMCLKHSGNPDTAFLEGMFHRLLLNFTWWVNRKDRHNRNVFEGGFLGLDNIGVFDRSAPLPTGGHIEQADGTSWMAMFALNMMRIALELSKTNPVYQDMASKFFEHFLYIAHAMSSFSEGEIDMWDEQDEFYYDVLNTPDKGRISLRIRSMVGLIPLFAVEVLDEDALRGAPQFVRRLNWFLDHRPQLAALVSRWQEPGKGQRHLLSLLRGHRMKLLLRRMLDEAEFLSDYGVRALSRYHLQHPFRLQVEDGPDALVAYEPGESSTSLFGGNSNWRGPIWMPMNFLIIESLQRFYHYYGPDFKVEYPTNSGHMHTLQEIAQALTERLTKLFLRDEQGHRPAFGDDRQLQTDPHFQDYLLFHEYFHGDTGHGLGASHQTGWTGLIAKLLQYRQLEE, via the coding sequence ATGAACGAGGAACAGCGCCGGCAGCAGGAGCTGCGGGAGGGCCGGCAGCGTTGGCACCAGTTCGGGCCCTACGTGAGTGACCGGCAGTGGGGCACTGTGCGCGAAGACTACAGCGCCGATGCCCAGCCCTGGAACTACACCACCCACGACATGGCCCGCAGCTTGGCCTATCGCTGGGGTGAGGACGCGCTGGGCGGCGTCTCCGACGACCAGCAGCTGCTGTGCCTGGGCCTGGGCCTCTGGAACGGGCAGGATGCCATCCTGAAAGAGCGATTGTTTGGCCTCAGCGGGCCCGAAGGCAACCATGGCGAGGATGTGAAGGAGCTGTATTATTATCTCGACAACACGCCCACCCACTCCTACATGCGGATGCTCTACAAGTATCCGCAGCATGCCTTCCCGTACGACTGGCTGGTGAAGGAAAACGGCCGCCGCAACCGCCAGAAGCCCGAGTTTGAGCTTACTGATACCTGCATATTCCGCGAAGACCGGTACTTCGACGTCTTCCTCGACTACGCCAAAGCCGGCCCCGCCGATCTGCTCATGCAGATTACGGTGCACAACCGCGGCCCGCACGAGGCGCCGCTGCACGTGCTGCCGCAGATCTGGTTTCGCAACACCTGGAGCTGGGGCAACGAAGACTACACGCCCCGCTTGGCCGCCACCGACACCGGCCGCATCTGCGTAGACCACGCCAAACTGCCCGCCCTGGAGCTCTACTGCGACCAGCCCGCCGACCAGCCCTGCGAGCTGTTGTTCTGCGACAACGAAACCAACACCGCCCGCCTCTACCAGGCCCCCAACCCCGCCCCGTACTGCAAAGACGGCATCCATGAGTACGTGGTCAAGGGCGTGAAAACGGCCATCAACCCGGTCCGGGAAGGCACTAAGGCCGCCGCTCACTACTCCCTCAGCGTACCGCCCGGCGAGAGCCGCACGGTGCGCGTGCGGCTGGCTGCGCCCGGCCTCGCGGCGCCCTTCGAGGAGTTTGAGGCGCTGATGAGCCAGCGTAAAGCCGAAGCCGACCAGTTCTACGCCGACCTGCAGCACGACCTGGCCAGCGCCGACGCCCGTAACGTGCAGCGCCAGGCCCTGGCTGGCATGCTCTGGAGCAAGCAGTTCTACTACTACGACGTGCCCGAGTGGCTCGACGGCGACCCGGCCATGCCGCCCCCGCCACCCGAGCGGCGGCACGGCCGCAACAGTACCTGGCGCCACCTCAACAACGCCGACATCATTTCGATGCCCGACAAGTGGGAGTATCCGTGGTATGCGGCCTGGGATTTGGCGTTTCACTGCATCCCGCTGGCCTTGGTGGACGTGGAGTTTGCCAAGCACCAGCTGCGGCTGCTCTGCCAAGACTGGTACATGCACCCCAGCGGCCAGCTGCCAGCCTACGAGTGGAAGCTGGAAGACGTGAACCCGCCGGTACACGCCTACGCCACTTGGCGGGTCTACAAAATGTGCCTCAAGCACAGCGGCAACCCCGACACTGCTTTCCTGGAAGGAATGTTTCATCGACTGCTGCTCAACTTCACGTGGTGGGTGAACCGCAAAGACCGCCACAACCGCAACGTATTCGAGGGCGGCTTCCTGGGCCTCGACAACATCGGCGTGTTTGATAGAAGCGCGCCGCTGCCCACCGGCGGCCACATCGAGCAGGCCGACGGCACCAGCTGGATGGCCATGTTTGCGCTCAACATGATGCGCATTGCATTGGAACTGTCCAAGACCAACCCGGTGTACCAGGACATGGCCAGCAAGTTCTTCGAGCACTTCCTCTACATCGCCCATGCCATGAGCAGCTTCTCGGAGGGCGAAATTGACATGTGGGACGAACAGGACGAGTTCTACTACGACGTGCTCAACACGCCCGACAAAGGCCGCATCAGCCTGCGCATCCGGTCCATGGTGGGCCTGATTCCGCTGTTTGCGGTGGAGGTGCTGGACGAGGACGCTCTGCGCGGGGCGCCGCAGTTTGTGCGCCGCCTCAACTGGTTTCTCGACCACCGCCCGCAGCTGGCCGCCCTCGTGAGCCGCTGGCAGGAGCCCGGCAAAGGCCAGCGGCACCTGCTCTCGCTGCTGCGCGGCCACCGCATGAAGCTGCTGCTGCGCCGCATGCTCGACGAGGCCGAATTCCTGTCGGATTATGGCGTGCGGGCGCTGTCGCGCTATCACCTCCAGCACCCGTTTCGGCTGCAGGTGGAAGATGGCCCGGATGCCCTGGTGGCCTACGAGCCGGGCGAGTCCAGCACGTCGCTGTTTGGGGGCAACAGCAACTGGCGCGGCCCCATCTGGATGCCCATGAACTTCCTGATTATCGAGTCGCTGCAGCGCTTCTACCACTACTATGGGCCCGATTTCAAGGTGGAGTACCCGACTAACTCCGGCCACATGCACACGCTGCAGGAAATTGCCCAGGCCCTCACCGAGCGCCTCACCAAGCTGTTTCTGCGCGATGAGCAGGGCCACCGCCCCGCCTTCGGCGACGACCGCCAGCTCCAGACCGACCCGCACTTTCAGGACTATCTGCTCTTCCACGAGTACTTCCACGGCGACACCGGCCACGGCCTCGGCGCCAGCCACCAAACCGGTTGGACTGGCCTCATCGCCAAGCTCCTGCAGTATCGCCAGCTGGAAGAATAG
- a CDS encoding SDR family oxidoreductase, with amino-acid sequence MPTLPSSKRLQNQVALVTGGSSGIGAGVARALAAEGARVFVNYSHSADDAAEVVREIEQAGGQATVLQADVSKEEDVLHMFDQIREQAGTLHILINNSGIQDDAPLLDMTLEQWQKVIGVNLTGQFLCAREAAREFVRRGPQPEISKATGKIICMSSVHEVIPWAGHVNYATSKGGIMQLMKTMAQELAPHRIRVNSIGPGAIATPINLSARDTPQEEKSLLTLIPYGRIGEPADIGNVAVWLASDESDYVTGITLFADGGMTLYPGFADNG; translated from the coding sequence ATGCCTACACTTCCTTCTTCCAAGCGCCTTCAAAACCAAGTAGCCCTCGTTACGGGCGGCAGTTCCGGCATTGGGGCCGGCGTGGCCCGGGCCCTGGCCGCCGAGGGTGCCCGGGTGTTCGTCAACTACTCGCACAGCGCCGACGACGCGGCCGAAGTGGTGCGCGAAATAGAGCAGGCCGGCGGCCAGGCTACGGTGCTGCAGGCCGATGTGAGCAAGGAAGAAGACGTGCTGCACATGTTCGACCAGATCCGCGAGCAGGCTGGCACGCTGCACATCCTCATCAACAACTCCGGCATTCAGGACGATGCCCCGCTGCTGGATATGACGCTGGAGCAGTGGCAGAAAGTTATTGGCGTGAACCTGACTGGGCAGTTTCTCTGCGCCCGCGAGGCCGCCCGCGAGTTTGTGCGGCGCGGCCCGCAGCCGGAGATTTCCAAAGCCACTGGCAAAATCATCTGCATGAGCTCAGTGCACGAAGTTATTCCGTGGGCCGGCCATGTCAACTACGCCACCAGCAAGGGCGGCATCATGCAGTTGATGAAAACCATGGCTCAGGAGCTGGCTCCGCACCGCATCCGGGTGAACAGCATCGGCCCCGGCGCCATTGCCACGCCCATCAACCTCTCGGCCCGCGACACGCCACAGGAGGAGAAAAGTCTGCTCACGCTCATTCCCTACGGCCGCATCGGCGAGCCGGCTGACATCGGCAACGTGGCCGTATGGCTGGCCTCCGATGAGTCGGATTATGTGACCGGCATCACGCTCTTTGCCGATGGTGGCATGACGCTCTACCCCGGCTTCGCCGACAACGGCTGA
- a CDS encoding phosphoadenylyl-sulfate reductase → MPAADAAPAVHALLDRLRPLLVAASALERLRLVADTFPGQAVFSTSFGLEDQIISHLIFAHDLPIEVFTLDTGRNFQETYSTWNKTLIRYQKPIAVYAPQREALENLLLQKGPNSFYESVDNRKECCHIRKVEPLNRALAGRGAWVTGIRAEQSQNRQTMDPVEWDAAHQLVKIHPLFDWTWEQALAFVQQEGIPVNPLHQQGFVSIGCAPCTRAIKPGEDFRAGRWWWEDLSAKECGLHASAHHDGPDPVVEPVPAG, encoded by the coding sequence ATGCCTGCAGCTGATGCTGCGCCGGCCGTCCACGCCTTGCTGGACCGTCTGCGCCCTCTCTTAGTGGCCGCCTCCGCCCTGGAGCGGCTGCGTCTGGTGGCCGACACCTTTCCCGGTCAGGCCGTTTTTTCCACCTCTTTCGGGCTGGAAGACCAGATTATCAGCCACCTGATCTTCGCCCACGACCTACCCATTGAGGTGTTCACCCTCGATACCGGCCGCAACTTCCAGGAAACTTATTCCACCTGGAACAAGACGCTGATCCGGTACCAGAAGCCCATTGCGGTGTACGCCCCGCAGCGCGAGGCGCTGGAAAACCTGCTCCTGCAGAAAGGCCCGAACTCGTTCTACGAGAGCGTGGACAACCGCAAGGAGTGCTGCCACATCCGCAAGGTGGAGCCTCTGAACCGGGCCCTGGCCGGCCGCGGGGCCTGGGTGACCGGTATCCGGGCCGAACAGTCGCAGAACCGGCAGACGATGGACCCCGTGGAGTGGGACGCGGCGCACCAGCTCGTGAAAATCCACCCGCTGTTCGACTGGACCTGGGAACAGGCGCTGGCCTTCGTGCAGCAGGAGGGCATTCCGGTGAACCCGCTGCACCAGCAGGGCTTCGTGAGCATCGGCTGCGCCCCCTGCACCCGCGCCATCAAGCCCGGCGAGGATTTCCGGGCCGGCCGCTGGTGGTGGGAAGACCTCTCAGCCAAGGAGTGCGGCCTGCACGCCTCCGCGCATCACGACGGGCCGGATCCGGTGGTGGAGCCGGTACCAGCCGGATAG
- the cysD gene encoding sulfate adenylyltransferase subunit CysD, with amino-acid sequence MSTSFDYLDRLEAEAIHILREVAGQFERPALLFSGGKDSIVLTRLAEKAFRPGRFPFPLVHVDTGHNFPEVLQYRDELAARLGEKLVVRKVEDTIKRQRLREPGGKYPSRNPLQTYTLLEVIEEFEFDACIGGARRDEEKARAKERIFSVRDEFGQWDPKRQRPELWNIYNGRIQKGENVRVFPISNWTELDVWRYIQRENIPLPDIYFGHERTCVVLPSGQLLGLTEHLQLDDEDEIVTRQVRFRTVGDSTCTAAVESDARTVEDIIQDLLLAKVSERGATRLDDNISEAGMEDRKRNGYF; translated from the coding sequence ATGAGTACCTCTTTCGATTACCTCGACCGGCTGGAAGCCGAAGCCATCCACATCCTGCGGGAGGTGGCGGGGCAGTTTGAGCGGCCGGCCCTGCTGTTCTCGGGCGGCAAGGATTCCATTGTGCTCACGCGCCTGGCCGAAAAGGCCTTCCGCCCCGGCCGCTTCCCCTTCCCGCTGGTGCACGTGGATACCGGCCACAACTTCCCCGAGGTGCTGCAGTACCGCGACGAGCTGGCCGCCCGCCTGGGCGAAAAGCTGGTGGTGCGCAAGGTGGAGGACACCATTAAGCGGCAGCGCCTGCGCGAGCCGGGCGGCAAGTACCCCAGCCGCAACCCGCTGCAGACCTACACGCTGCTGGAGGTAATCGAGGAGTTCGAGTTTGACGCCTGCATCGGCGGGGCCCGCCGCGACGAGGAGAAGGCCCGGGCCAAGGAGCGCATCTTCTCGGTGCGCGACGAGTTTGGCCAGTGGGACCCCAAGCGCCAGCGCCCCGAACTCTGGAACATCTACAACGGCCGCATCCAGAAGGGCGAAAACGTGCGCGTGTTCCCCATTTCCAACTGGACGGAACTGGACGTGTGGCGCTACATCCAGCGCGAAAATATTCCGCTGCCCGACATCTACTTCGGCCACGAGCGCACCTGCGTGGTGCTGCCCTCGGGCCAGCTGCTGGGCCTCACCGAGCATTTGCAGCTCGATGACGAAGATGAAATCGTGACCCGGCAGGTGCGCTTCCGCACCGTGGGCGACTCCACCTGCACCGCCGCCGTGGAAAGCGACGCCCGCACCGTGGAAGACATCATCCAGGACCTGCTGCTGGCCAAAGTAAGCGAGCGGGGCGCTACCCGCCTCGACGACAACATCTCCGAAGCCGGCATGGAAGACCGCAAGCGGAACGGATATTTCTAA
- a CDS encoding sulfate adenylyltransferase subunit 1, producing MDLLRFITCGSVDDGKSTLIGRLLYDSESVSLDVLAALEKRQASNGTVDLALLTDGLRAEREQGITIDVAYKYFTTPRRKFIITDAPGHVQYTRNMVTGASNADLAIVLVDARQGVIEQTRRHTLIAALLGIRHFVLAVNKMDLVNYDEAVFARIATDYAELTNHFHLPAATAIPLSALQGDNVVKPSQHLPWYTGPSLLQHLESVPGAQETEAAPRFQVQYVIRPQTPELPDYRGYAGQILSGQYRRGQRVRVLPSGLESEIEAIEVNQQEVETAAAPQAVVIRLRDDVDVSRGDALVPAGPEEPTLTRELEATLCWMSEQPLWPGRKLLVQHHSALSKAAVSAILYKVNVQTFARVHTEQAQLNDIVRVRLKTALPLAVDHYTDNRTTGSFILVDELTGDTLAAGLVEAANSEYFTAPVAPPVAFSI from the coding sequence ATGGACTTACTTCGATTTATCACCTGCGGGAGCGTGGACGACGGCAAGAGCACCCTGATTGGGCGGCTGCTGTACGACTCCGAATCGGTGTCGCTGGACGTGCTGGCGGCGCTGGAGAAGCGGCAGGCTTCCAACGGCACCGTGGATTTGGCCTTGCTGACCGATGGGCTGCGGGCCGAGCGGGAACAGGGCATCACCATCGACGTGGCTTACAAGTACTTCACCACGCCGCGCCGCAAGTTCATCATTACCGATGCGCCTGGCCACGTGCAGTACACCCGCAACATGGTGACGGGTGCCAGCAACGCCGACTTGGCCATTGTGCTGGTGGATGCCCGCCAGGGCGTGATTGAGCAAACCCGCCGTCACACCCTCATTGCCGCGCTGCTGGGCATCCGGCACTTTGTGCTGGCCGTGAACAAGATGGACCTGGTGAACTACGACGAGGCCGTGTTTGCCCGCATTGCCACCGACTACGCCGAGCTGACCAACCACTTCCACCTGCCCGCCGCCACGGCCATTCCGCTGAGCGCCCTGCAGGGCGACAACGTGGTGAAGCCCAGCCAGCACCTGCCCTGGTACACCGGTCCCAGTCTGCTCCAGCACTTGGAAAGCGTGCCCGGCGCCCAGGAAACTGAGGCCGCGCCCCGCTTCCAGGTGCAGTACGTGATTCGGCCCCAGACGCCCGAGCTGCCTGACTACCGCGGCTACGCCGGCCAGATTCTGAGTGGCCAGTACCGCCGCGGCCAGCGCGTGCGGGTGCTGCCCTCGGGCCTGGAATCAGAAATTGAAGCCATTGAGGTAAACCAGCAGGAAGTGGAAACGGCGGCGGCCCCGCAGGCCGTGGTCATCCGCCTGCGCGACGACGTGGACGTGAGCCGCGGCGACGCCCTGGTGCCCGCCGGCCCCGAGGAGCCCACCCTCACCCGCGAGCTGGAAGCTACCCTATGCTGGATGAGCGAGCAGCCCCTGTGGCCCGGCCGCAAGCTGTTGGTGCAGCACCACTCGGCCCTCTCGAAAGCCGCCGTGTCGGCCATCCTCTACAAGGTGAACGTGCAGACTTTCGCCCGGGTGCACACCGAACAGGCCCAGCTCAACGACATTGTGCGCGTGCGCCTCAAAACCGCCCTGCCCCTGGCCGTGGACCACTACACCGACAACCGCACCACCGGCTCCTTCATCCTGGTCGACGAGCTGACCGGCGACACCCTGGCCGCCGGCCTGGTAGAAGCCGCCAACTCCGAGTACTTCACCGCCCCGGTAGCGCCACCAGTAGCCTTTTCAATTTAG